Proteins co-encoded in one Arachis hypogaea cultivar Tifrunner chromosome 13, arahy.Tifrunner.gnm2.J5K5, whole genome shotgun sequence genomic window:
- the LOC112735805 gene encoding uncharacterized protein codes for MVCFCFLVDQTRKVRRSKPAAGICSRCGGGASVADMKTATRFCCVPFYCKSWRAIICTFCGAVLRSYH; via the coding sequence ATGGTATGCTTCTGTTTCTTGGTGGACCAAACGCGCAAAGTACGGAGGAGCAAACCGGCGGCGGGAATATGCAGCCGGTGCGGCGGTGGAGCTAGCGTGGCCGACATGAAAACCGCCACCAGGTTTTGCTGTGTTCCCTTTTACTGCAAGTCTTGGAGAGCCATTATCTGCACTTTTTGCGGTGCTGTTCTTCGCTCCTACCATTAG